One region of Priestia megaterium genomic DNA includes:
- a CDS encoding SLC45 family MFS transporter: MLEERIVETSEKSVQPNLPYLPISTIWLISFGFLGVQMAFSLQSSNMGRIFQTIGADPTTLGFFFILPPLAGLVVQPLVGYFSDRTWMPRLGRRIPYLLIGAIVAVIVMCLLPNAGSFGFSAVAAMTFGAITILFMDVSSNVAMQPFKMMVGDMVNEEQKGFAYSIQSFLSNSGAVLACIFPFVLTVLGVSNSAPKGVVPQSVVISFYVGAVVLIICSLFTILKVKEYSPAEFAAYHGIPDEATKENVNVFKLLRNAPKVFWTVTLVQFFCWMGFQYLWTYGTGAVAENVWYTNQPSSSGYQAAGNWFGILSAVQSIAAVIWSLVLSRVANNKRKPAYAFSLLLGGIGFGSVFFIHNQWMLIASFILIGIAWAAMMTFPFTMLTNALSGKNMGTYLGLFNGSICLPQIIASCLSFALFPIIGSSMPGMILISGILLATGAASVSIIKETYTK, from the coding sequence ATGTTAGAAGAAAGAATCGTTGAAACCAGTGAAAAAAGCGTTCAGCCAAACTTACCTTATCTACCGATCAGTACCATATGGTTAATTAGTTTTGGATTTTTAGGTGTACAAATGGCATTCTCATTACAGAGTTCAAATATGGGACGTATATTTCAAACAATCGGTGCTGATCCAACTACATTAGGCTTTTTCTTTATTTTACCGCCGTTGGCCGGTTTAGTGGTTCAGCCCTTAGTTGGTTATTTTTCAGATCGCACCTGGATGCCAAGGCTTGGCCGTCGTATACCCTATCTACTGATTGGCGCAATTGTAGCCGTAATTGTTATGTGTTTGCTGCCAAACGCCGGCAGTTTTGGTTTTAGTGCGGTGGCTGCTATGACTTTTGGCGCCATCACTATTTTGTTTATGGACGTATCATCAAATGTAGCCATGCAGCCATTTAAGATGATGGTTGGAGACATGGTCAATGAAGAGCAAAAAGGTTTTGCCTATTCTATTCAAAGTTTTCTATCAAACAGCGGTGCTGTGCTAGCCTGTATTTTCCCTTTTGTTTTAACGGTATTAGGCGTATCAAATAGTGCACCAAAAGGAGTAGTACCACAATCAGTTGTTATTTCATTTTATGTTGGAGCCGTTGTGTTAATTATTTGTAGTTTATTTACAATACTTAAAGTAAAAGAATATTCACCTGCAGAATTTGCAGCATACCATGGTATTCCAGATGAAGCTACAAAAGAAAATGTAAACGTTTTTAAACTGCTTCGCAACGCTCCAAAGGTTTTTTGGACGGTCACACTTGTTCAATTTTTCTGCTGGATGGGCTTTCAATATTTATGGACATACGGTACAGGTGCAGTCGCTGAAAACGTTTGGTATACGAATCAGCCGTCTAGCTCCGGCTATCAAGCAGCTGGCAACTGGTTCGGCATTTTATCAGCTGTACAGTCGATTGCCGCAGTCATTTGGTCACTAGTTTTGTCACGCGTAGCCAACAACAAACGTAAGCCAGCGTATGCTTTTAGTTTACTGCTAGGCGGTATTGGTTTTGGATCTGTCTTTTTTATTCACAATCAATGGATGCTGATTGCTTCATTTATTTTAATTGGCATCGCTTGGGCTGCTATGATGACGTTTCCGTTCACGATGCTTACCAACGCCCTGTCAGGAAAGAATATGGGAACATATCTAGGGTTATTTAATGGAAGTATTTGTTTGCCGCAAATTATAGCTTCTTGCTTGAGTTTTGCTTTGTTCCCAATAATCGGATCTTCTATGCCGGGCATGATTTTAATCTCAGGTATTTTACTTGCTACGGGAGCAGCGTCTGTTTCGATTATTAAGGAAACATATACAAAGTAA
- a CDS encoding YjcZ family sporulation protein encodes MFFGGYGGGCGYGYGGGCGYGGGSGFALIIVLFILLIIIGCACWGGFGGC; translated from the coding sequence ATGTTCTTTGGCGGTTATGGCGGAGGTTGTGGCTATGGTTACGGCGGCGGCTGCGGTTACGGAGGTGGCAGTGGTTTTGCTTTAATTATCGTGCTGTTTATCTTATTAATCATTATCGGCTGTGCTTGTTGGGGAGGATTTGGCGGTTGCTAA
- a CDS encoding TetR/AcrR family transcriptional regulator, with the protein MAKVDRRILKSQEAIKNAVTELMTQKRFDDITIQDIADKANVNRGTIYLHYMDKYDLLDKMIEEHMNNLEELCHSAADMTFQEGNYVWFEYFERHHLFFSTMLESKGAHYFRSRFLELVIQEYGPEVDTTEGENKGLRKEVVIQFFASAVVGTVEWWFKNGMHVPTDVIAEQTGILLDRNLE; encoded by the coding sequence ATGGCGAAAGTGGATAGAAGAATACTAAAGAGCCAAGAGGCTATAAAAAACGCAGTGACTGAATTAATGACCCAAAAACGATTTGATGACATTACCATTCAGGATATTGCTGACAAAGCAAACGTTAACCGAGGCACGATTTATCTTCACTATATGGATAAATATGATTTATTAGATAAGATGATTGAAGAACATATGAACAACCTCGAAGAACTATGTCATTCGGCTGCTGATATGACGTTCCAAGAAGGAAATTATGTTTGGTTTGAATATTTTGAGCGTCACCATCTCTTCTTTTCAACCATGTTAGAAAGTAAAGGCGCTCATTATTTCCGCAGCCGTTTTCTCGAGTTAGTCATCCAAGAGTATGGTCCTGAAGTTGATACAACTGAAGGAGAAAACAAAGGGTTGCGTAAAGAGGTTGTTATTCAGTTCTTTGCCTCGGCCGTTGTAGGGACAGTAGAATGGTGGTTTAAAAACGGGATGCACGTTCCAACCGATGTAATAGCCGAGCAAACCGGCATATTGTTAGATCGGAATTTGGAATAA
- a CDS encoding sugar O-acetyltransferase, giving the protein MKTEKEKMVDGELYFPADQELVKDREDARRLVRSFNGTDETNYEKRTELLKELFGSTGERIYLESNFRCDYGYNIHVGENFYANFDCTLLDGGRITIGKNCMMAPGVHIYTNTHPVNAEQRITEVEYTKPVTIGDNVWIGGRAVINPGVTIGHNAVIASGAVVIKDVPDHVVVGGNPAKIIKKLD; this is encoded by the coding sequence ATGAAAACTGAAAAAGAAAAAATGGTGGATGGCGAGCTGTATTTTCCAGCAGACCAAGAATTAGTAAAGGACCGGGAAGATGCAAGAAGGCTTGTTCGTTCGTTTAACGGTACAGATGAGACGAATTATGAAAAGCGTACCGAGTTACTAAAGGAACTATTTGGTTCAACAGGAGAACGCATTTACCTTGAATCTAACTTTCGATGCGACTACGGATACAATATCCACGTAGGAGAAAATTTTTATGCGAACTTTGACTGCACACTTTTAGATGGGGGACGAATTACAATAGGTAAGAACTGCATGATGGCACCGGGCGTACATATTTATACGAATACTCATCCTGTGAATGCAGAACAGCGAATTACAGAAGTTGAATATACCAAGCCCGTCACGATTGGAGATAATGTATGGATTGGGGGACGAGCTGTCATCAATCCAGGCGTTACAATTGGACATAATGCTGTAATCGCTTCCGGAGCTGTTGTGATAAAAGATGTTCCAGATCATGTAGTAGTGGGAGGGAACCCCGCAAAAATTATAAAAAAGTTGGATTAA